The following are encoded together in the Bradyrhizobium algeriense genome:
- a CDS encoding prephenate dehydratase, translating into MTKKLKIAFQGEPGANSHIAIAEAYPDAEPLPCATFEDALSAISSGEADLGMIPIENSVAGRVADIHHLLPASGLFIVGEWFLPIRHQLMAPKGTKLSDIKTVESHVHALGQCRRIIRKLGIKPIVAADTAGSARDVSERKDKSVAAIASRLAAQIYGLDILAEDVEDEAHNTTRFVVLAREADWAKPNSGPLVTTFVFRVRNLPAALYKALGGFATNSVNMTKLESYMVDGNFFATQFYADVDGHPDDRGLAFALEELKFFSREFRIVGVYPAHPFRATFSEKQD; encoded by the coding sequence ATGACCAAGAAGCTCAAAATCGCATTCCAGGGCGAGCCTGGCGCCAATTCCCATATCGCCATCGCCGAGGCCTATCCCGACGCCGAGCCGTTGCCGTGCGCGACCTTTGAGGATGCGCTGTCCGCGATCTCCTCCGGCGAGGCCGACCTCGGCATGATCCCGATCGAGAATTCGGTCGCCGGCCGGGTTGCCGACATCCATCATCTGCTGCCGGCCTCCGGCCTGTTCATCGTCGGTGAATGGTTTTTGCCGATCCGCCATCAATTGATGGCACCGAAGGGCACAAAGCTTTCGGACATCAAGACGGTGGAGAGCCACGTCCACGCGCTCGGGCAATGCCGCCGCATCATCCGCAAGCTCGGCATCAAGCCGATCGTTGCGGCCGATACCGCCGGCAGTGCGCGCGACGTTTCCGAGCGCAAGGACAAGAGCGTGGCCGCGATCGCGTCCCGCCTGGCGGCGCAAATCTACGGCCTCGATATCCTCGCCGAAGACGTCGAGGACGAAGCCCACAACACCACGCGCTTCGTGGTGCTGGCGCGCGAAGCCGATTGGGCCAAGCCAAACTCTGGCCCGCTGGTTACCACTTTTGTTTTCCGGGTACGCAACCTGCCGGCCGCGCTCTACAAGGCGCTCGGCGGCTTCGCCACCAATAGCGTCAACATGACGAAATTGGAAAGCTACATGGTCGACGGCAATTTCTTTGCGACCCAGTTTTATGCCGATGTCGACGGCCACCCCGATGATAGGGGTCTCGCCTTTGCGCTGGAAGAACTGAAATTCTTCTCGCGCGAATTTCGCATCGTCGGGGTCTACCCGGCGCATCCGTTCCGCGCGACGTTTAGCGAGAAGCAGGATTGA
- a CDS encoding glutathione S-transferase family protein: MILIGQYDSPFVRRVAIAMRLYNLPFEHKPWSTFGDADKIAPYNPLRRVPTLVLDDGEALIESAMILDYLDDRVGPENAMIARSGEARRRHLRICALAMGLGDKGVSLLYERVLRKEKQLDLWVERCKSQITGVLDVLEKERADVKTPYWSGEKIGHADIAVACVLRFTGEAHPALFDARYPALKAHAEGCEALPPFKEIVQPLAPPKG; the protein is encoded by the coding sequence ATGATCCTGATCGGCCAATACGACTCCCCCTTCGTCCGCCGCGTCGCCATCGCCATGCGGCTCTATAATCTGCCCTTCGAGCACAAGCCGTGGTCGACCTTCGGCGACGCCGACAAGATCGCACCCTATAATCCGCTGCGGCGGGTGCCGACGCTGGTGCTCGATGACGGCGAGGCGCTGATCGAGAGCGCGATGATCCTGGATTATCTCGACGATCGCGTCGGCCCCGAGAATGCGATGATTGCGCGGAGCGGCGAGGCGCGGCGGCGGCATTTGCGGATCTGCGCGCTCGCGATGGGGCTCGGCGACAAGGGCGTCAGCCTGCTTTACGAGCGCGTGCTGCGGAAGGAGAAGCAGCTTGATCTGTGGGTCGAGCGCTGCAAGTCGCAGATAACGGGCGTGCTCGACGTACTGGAAAAGGAGCGCGCTGATGTCAAGACACCGTATTGGTCCGGCGAGAAGATCGGCCACGCCGACATCGCGGTCGCCTGCGTGCTGCGCTTCACCGGCGAGGCGCATCCCGCGCTGTTCGACGCGCGCTATCCCGCATTGAAGGCGCATGCCGAGGGCTGCGAGGCGCTGCCGCCGTTCAAGGAAATCGTCCAGCCGCTGGCGCCGCCGAAAGGGTGA
- a CDS encoding DUF6636 domain-containing protein yields the protein MFRWRPILFALPLFMLAAPAHTQSAPAGFQSPSKNIACQYFDYDKQNILRCDIAAMETKPRRPADCDLDYGGAFEMNAKGPATRLCHGDTVMDKALPVLAYGEVWQRGGFTCKSEQAGITCFNADRRGFSLARVRQEVF from the coding sequence ATGTTTCGCTGGCGGCCAATCCTCTTTGCGCTTCCGCTGTTTATGCTCGCGGCACCCGCCCACACCCAATCCGCCCCTGCCGGCTTCCAGTCGCCGTCCAAAAACATCGCCTGCCAGTATTTCGACTACGACAAGCAGAACATCCTCCGCTGCGACATCGCCGCAATGGAAACCAAGCCGCGGCGCCCTGCCGATTGCGACCTCGATTACGGCGGCGCCTTCGAGATGAACGCCAAAGGCCCCGCCACGCGCCTCTGCCACGGCGACACCGTGATGGATAAAGCGCTGCCGGTGCTGGCCTACGGCGAAGTCTGGCAGCGCGGGGGGTTTACGTGCAAGTCTGAGCAGGCGGGGATTACCTGCTTCAATGCGGACCGGCGCGGGTTTTCGCTGGCAAGGGTGAGGCAAGAGGTGTTTTGA
- the metF gene encoding methylenetetrahydrofolate reductase [NAD(P)H]: MTEVTPPAFDGHRALHSPRISFEFFPPKTEEMERSLWETINRLAPLTPNFVSVTYGAGGSTRERTHSTIARILKETRLTPAAHLTCVGAPKGEIDDVVARYHEIGVRHIVALRGDPTSGIGTAYHAHPDGYQSSPDLIEGIKKRYPDIEISVSAYPEKHPESPTIDADIDTLKAKVDAGAARAITQVFFDNDLYFRYLDRVRARGIDIPVVPGIMPMHNFKQARSFVTRAGTTVPTWLADKFEGLDDDAETRKLVAATVAAGQVQKLAKHGVDTFHFYTMNRADLVFAISHLLGIRPNGAQKAA; the protein is encoded by the coding sequence ATGACCGAGGTTACGCCCCCCGCTTTCGACGGCCATCGCGCGCTGCATTCGCCCAGGATCTCCTTCGAGTTCTTCCCGCCCAAGACGGAAGAGATGGAGCGGAGCCTGTGGGAGACCATCAACCGGCTGGCGCCGCTGACGCCGAATTTCGTGTCCGTGACCTATGGCGCCGGGGGATCGACCCGGGAGCGCACCCATTCGACCATCGCGCGCATCCTGAAAGAGACCCGCCTGACGCCAGCGGCGCATCTGACCTGTGTCGGCGCGCCGAAGGGCGAGATCGACGACGTGGTGGCGCGCTATCACGAGATCGGCGTCCGCCACATCGTGGCGCTGCGCGGCGACCCGACCAGCGGCATCGGCACCGCCTATCACGCGCATCCGGACGGCTATCAGAGTTCGCCCGATCTGATCGAAGGCATCAAGAAGCGCTATCCCGATATCGAAATCTCGGTTTCGGCCTATCCCGAAAAGCATCCGGAGAGCCCGACGATCGATGCCGATATCGACACGCTCAAGGCAAAGGTCGACGCCGGCGCGGCGCGCGCCATCACGCAGGTATTCTTCGATAACGACCTCTACTTCCGCTACCTCGATCGCGTCCGCGCCCGCGGCATCGATATTCCGGTCGTCCCCGGCATCATGCCGATGCACAATTTCAAGCAGGCGCGCAGCTTCGTGACCCGCGCGGGCACGACGGTGCCGACCTGGCTGGCGGATAAGTTCGAAGGCCTCGACGACGACGCCGAGACGCGCAAGCTGGTCGCCGCGACCGTCGCCGCCGGCCAGGTGCAAAAACTCGCCAAGCATGGCGTCGACACCTTTCATTTTTACACCATGAACCGCGCGGACCTCGTGTTTGCGATCAGCCATCTCCTGGGCATCCGTCCCAATGGCGCACAGAAGGCCGCTTGA
- the maiA gene encoding maleylacetoacetate isomerase: MKFFSFWRSLASFRVRIALNLKNVPAEVIFVDLDANAHRDPEYRKINPQMALPALVEDDGTTLFQSLAILEYLDEKYPSPPLLPADPAGRARVRALALMVACEGHPLLVPRVRRYLDHELNLRDTQQAAWRRHWIVETLAALEGHLAGHKDTGRFCHGDAPTLADICMVGHVTVAVTQQIDLKIYPTVKRIFETAMGLPEFASAHPLAQPDTPEAMRPKA; encoded by the coding sequence ATGAAATTCTTCTCCTTCTGGCGATCGCTGGCGAGCTTTCGCGTGCGGATCGCGCTCAATCTGAAGAACGTCCCGGCCGAGGTGATCTTCGTCGACCTCGACGCCAACGCGCATCGTGACCCCGAGTATCGCAAGATCAATCCGCAGATGGCGTTGCCGGCGCTGGTCGAGGATGACGGCACCACGCTGTTCCAGTCGCTCGCGATCCTGGAATATCTCGACGAGAAATACCCATCTCCGCCGCTGCTGCCCGCCGATCCAGCCGGCCGCGCCCGCGTCCGCGCGCTCGCGCTGATGGTTGCCTGCGAAGGCCATCCGCTCCTGGTGCCGCGGGTGCGGCGCTATCTCGACCACGAACTCAACCTGCGTGACACGCAGCAGGCGGCGTGGCGGCGGCACTGGATCGTGGAAACGCTGGCCGCGCTGGAGGGGCATCTGGCGGGGCACAAGGACACGGGCCGGTTTTGTCATGGCGACGCGCCAACGCTGGCGGATATCTGCATGGTCGGCCACGTCACCGTCGCCGTGACGCAGCAGATCGACCTGAAAATCTATCCGACGGTGAAGCGCATCTTCGAGACCGCGATGGGGCTGCCGGAATTTGCAAGCGCGCATCCGCTGGCGCAGCCGGACACGCCGGAGGCGATGCGGCCGAAGGCCTGA
- a CDS encoding GNAT family N-acetyltransferase: MILPDGYSDVPAGKIAAVVTHLEMTARPRPRPDPAGAWTLRRVEMPPLDWFRDLYRRVGEEWLWISRIRMPDAQLAAIIQSPLMEIYALAHEGCDEGLLELDFREPGQCEVVSFGVAEKLVGTGAGRWLMNRALELAWSRPVTRVWLHTCTFDHPAALAFYQRSGFRPFRRQVEMVNDPRLDGTVPRDVARHVPVIE; encoded by the coding sequence ATGATATTGCCCGATGGCTACTCCGACGTTCCCGCCGGCAAGATCGCTGCGGTCGTCACGCACCTGGAGATGACCGCGCGCCCCCGGCCGCGTCCCGATCCCGCGGGTGCATGGACGCTGCGGCGGGTTGAGATGCCGCCGCTCGACTGGTTTCGCGATCTGTATCGCCGCGTCGGCGAGGAGTGGCTGTGGATTTCAAGGATACGGATGCCCGACGCGCAATTGGCCGCGATCATTCAATCGCCGCTGATGGAGATCTACGCACTGGCGCATGAGGGGTGCGACGAAGGTTTGCTCGAGCTGGATTTTCGCGAGCCCGGGCAATGCGAAGTCGTCTCTTTCGGAGTCGCCGAAAAACTTGTCGGAACCGGCGCCGGACGCTGGCTGATGAATCGCGCGCTGGAGCTCGCATGGTCGCGGCCGGTTACGCGCGTCTGGCTGCACACCTGCACCTTCGATCATCCCGCCGCGCTCGCCTTCTACCAACGCTCAGGCTTTCGTCCATTCCGGCGGCAGGTCGAAATGGTCAATGATCCGAGGCTCGATGGGACAGTGCCGCGTGATGTCGCAAGGCATGTGCCGGTGATTGAGTGA
- the metH gene encoding methionine synthase produces MSAKISPKRTALLAAASERILVLDGAMGTMIQGLQYDEAAFRGARFADFHRDVRGNNDLLILTQPQAIEDIHAAYLRAGADIVATNTFSSTSIAQADYDMSDLAYELNRDGAKLARAAAVRVSAEDGKPRFVAGALGPTNRTASISPDVSNPGYRAVTFDDLRKAYGEQINGLLDGGADVLLVETIFDTLNAKAALYAISEITEQRGIDVPVMISGTITDKSGRLLSGQLPEAFWNSVRHAKPITIGFNCALGAEDLRAHIADIGRVADTLVCAYPNAGLPNEFGQYDESPEYMARLIGEFAEAGLVNIVGGCCGTTPDHIAAIAAAVAPHKPRAVPTIEPRLRLSGLEPFELTPAIPFVNVGERTNVTGSAKFRKLITAGDYTAALQVARDQVENGAQIIDVNMDEGLLDSEAAMVTFLNLVAAEPDIARVPVMVDSSKFNVIEAGLKCVQGKPVVNSISMKEGVGKFIHEARIARRHGAAVVVMAFDEVGQADTFARKTEICKRAYDILVNEVGFPPEDIIFDPNIFAIATGLEEHNNYGVDFIEATRWIRQNLPHAHISGGVSNLSFSFRGNEPVREAMHSVFLYHAIHAGMDMGIVNAGQMIVYDDIDPELRQVCEDVILNRDPGASERLLALAEKFRGKEKQTKEQDLAWREWPVEKRLSHALVHGITEFIEADTEAVRKTVERPLNVIEGPLMAGMNIVGDLFGDGKMFLPQVVKSARVMKQAVAYLMPFMEEEKARNLANGVTGDGRNAAGKIVLATVKGDVHDIGKNIVGIVLQCNNFEVIDLGVMVPAAKIIETAKAEDADIIGLSGLITPSLDEMSFLAGEMERQGMKMPLLIGGATTSRVHTAVKIDPNYKGGPVVHVNDASRAVGVASSLLSPERREAYAADIRAEYAKISAAHFRAQADKKRLKLADARANAVKADFAKTPPKKPAFLGIKSFDAYDLAELAEYIDWTPFFQTWELTGRFPAILDDPKIGEVARSLYDDARKMLDLIVREKWFKARATIGFWPANADGDDIAVYADDARARTIATFHTLRQQLEKREGRFNAALSDFIAPASSGVPDYVGAFVVTAGIGEDAVADRFKNANDDYSSILCKALADRLAEAFAERMHQRVRKEFWGYAPDEALASDQLILEQYAGIRPAPGYPAQPDHTEKATLFRLLDAENTAGVRLTESFAMWPGSSVSGLYFSHPESFYFGVGKIERDQVEDYAARKGMSVAETERWLAPVLNYIPAQEQPAKEPVPMVAVPANDVTSKDLASHPPGCACAVHLAWRKKAVGA; encoded by the coding sequence ATGAGTGCCAAGATTTCGCCCAAGCGAACCGCCCTGCTCGCCGCCGCCAGCGAGCGCATCCTGGTGCTCGACGGCGCCATGGGCACCATGATTCAGGGCCTGCAATATGACGAAGCCGCGTTTCGCGGCGCGCGCTTCGCGGATTTTCATCGCGATGTCCGCGGCAACAACGACCTTTTGATCCTGACGCAGCCGCAGGCGATCGAGGACATCCACGCGGCTTACCTGCGCGCGGGCGCCGACATCGTCGCGACCAATACGTTCTCCTCGACCTCGATCGCGCAGGCCGACTACGACATGTCGGACCTCGCCTACGAACTGAACCGCGACGGCGCAAAACTCGCCCGCGCCGCGGCGGTGCGCGTCAGCGCCGAGGACGGCAAGCCGCGCTTCGTCGCCGGCGCATTGGGGCCGACCAATCGCACCGCGTCGATCTCGCCCGACGTTTCCAACCCCGGCTACCGCGCCGTCACCTTCGATGATTTGCGCAAGGCCTATGGTGAGCAGATCAACGGCCTGCTCGACGGCGGCGCCGATGTGCTGCTGGTCGAAACCATTTTTGACACGCTGAATGCCAAGGCGGCGCTGTACGCGATTTCGGAAATCACCGAACAACGCGGCATCGACGTACCCGTGATGATCTCGGGCACCATCACCGACAAATCCGGCCGCCTGCTCTCGGGACAATTGCCGGAAGCGTTCTGGAATTCGGTGCGGCACGCCAAACCGATCACGATCGGGTTCAACTGCGCGCTCGGCGCCGAAGATCTCCGTGCGCATATCGCCGACATCGGCCGCGTCGCCGACACGCTGGTTTGCGCCTATCCGAACGCCGGCCTGCCCAACGAGTTCGGCCAGTATGACGAGAGCCCGGAATACATGGCGCGGCTGATCGGCGAGTTTGCCGAGGCCGGCCTCGTCAACATCGTCGGCGGCTGCTGCGGCACCACGCCGGACCATATCGCCGCGATTGCGGCAGCGGTTGCCCCGCACAAGCCGCGCGCGGTTCCTACGATCGAGCCGCGCCTGCGGCTGTCCGGCCTCGAGCCGTTCGAACTGACGCCGGCGATCCCGTTCGTCAACGTCGGCGAGCGGACCAACGTCACCGGCTCGGCGAAATTCCGCAAGCTGATCACGGCGGGCGATTACACCGCAGCGCTTCAGGTGGCGCGCGACCAGGTCGAGAACGGCGCGCAGATCATCGACGTCAACATGGACGAGGGTCTGCTCGATTCTGAAGCCGCGATGGTGACGTTCCTCAATCTCGTCGCCGCCGAGCCCGACATCGCCCGCGTCCCCGTGATGGTGGACTCCTCGAAATTCAACGTGATCGAGGCCGGCCTGAAATGCGTTCAGGGCAAGCCGGTGGTGAATTCGATCTCGATGAAGGAAGGCGTGGGGAAATTCATCCACGAGGCCCGCATCGCGCGCCGCCATGGCGCTGCGGTCGTGGTGATGGCGTTCGATGAGGTCGGACAGGCAGATACGTTTGCGCGCAAGACCGAAATCTGCAAGCGCGCCTATGACATCCTGGTCAACGAAGTCGGCTTTCCCCCTGAAGACATCATCTTCGATCCGAATATTTTTGCGATCGCGACCGGACTTGAAGAGCACAACAATTACGGCGTCGACTTCATCGAGGCGACGCGCTGGATCCGCCAGAACCTGCCACATGCGCACATCTCCGGCGGCGTCTCGAACCTCTCGTTCTCGTTCCGCGGCAACGAGCCGGTGCGCGAGGCCATGCATTCGGTGTTTCTCTATCATGCCATTCATGCCGGCATGGACATGGGCATCGTCAATGCCGGGCAGATGATCGTCTATGACGACATCGATCCCGAACTGCGCCAGGTCTGCGAGGACGTCATTCTCAACCGCGATCCCGGCGCTTCCGAGCGGTTGCTGGCGCTGGCGGAGAAATTCCGCGGCAAGGAGAAGCAGACCAAGGAGCAGGATCTTGCTTGGCGCGAATGGCCGGTCGAGAAACGGCTCTCCCACGCGCTGGTGCACGGCATCACCGAATTCATCGAAGCAGACACCGAAGCCGTCCGCAAAACGGTGGAGCGGCCGCTGAACGTGATCGAAGGCCCGCTGATGGCCGGCATGAACATCGTCGGCGACCTCTTTGGCGACGGAAAAATGTTCCTGCCGCAGGTGGTGAAGTCGGCGCGCGTGATGAAGCAGGCGGTCGCCTATCTGATGCCATTCATGGAAGAGGAGAAGGCGCGCAACCTCGCCAACGGCGTGACCGGCGACGGCCGCAACGCCGCCGGCAAGATCGTGCTCGCCACCGTCAAGGGCGACGTCCACGACATCGGCAAGAACATCGTCGGCATCGTGCTGCAATGTAACAATTTCGAGGTGATCGACCTCGGCGTGATGGTGCCCGCCGCCAAGATCATCGAGACCGCCAAGGCGGAAGATGCCGATATCATCGGGCTGTCCGGCCTGATCACGCCCTCGCTCGACGAGATGAGTTTTCTGGCCGGCGAAATGGAGCGGCAGGGCATGAAGATGCCGCTGTTGATCGGCGGCGCCACCACCAGCCGTGTCCACACCGCCGTGAAGATCGACCCGAACTACAAGGGCGGGCCGGTGGTGCATGTCAACGACGCCAGCCGCGCCGTCGGCGTCGCGTCGTCGCTGCTCTCGCCCGAGCGGCGCGAGGCCTATGCCGCCGACATCCGCGCCGAATACGCCAAAATTTCCGCTGCGCATTTCCGCGCCCAGGCCGACAAGAAGCGGCTGAAGCTGGCCGACGCCCGCGCCAACGCGGTCAAGGCCGACTTCGCAAAAACGCCGCCGAAGAAGCCGGCATTTCTCGGTATCAAGAGTTTCGATGCCTACGATCTGGCCGAGCTCGCCGAATACATCGATTGGACGCCGTTCTTCCAGACCTGGGAATTGACCGGACGTTTTCCGGCCATCCTCGACGATCCCAAGATCGGCGAAGTCGCCCGTTCGCTCTATGACGATGCGCGCAAGATGCTCGATCTCATCGTCAGGGAGAAATGGTTCAAGGCCCGCGCCACCATCGGCTTCTGGCCGGCCAATGCCGACGGCGACGATATCGCCGTCTATGCCGACGATGCGCGAGCCAGAACGATCGCGACCTTCCACACGCTGCGCCAGCAACTGGAGAAGCGCGAAGGCCGCTTCAACGCCGCGCTGTCGGACTTCATCGCCCCCGCCTCGTCCGGCGTGCCCGATTATGTCGGCGCCTTCGTGGTCACCGCCGGGATCGGCGAGGACGCGGTCGCCGACCGCTTCAAGAACGCCAATGACGATTACTCCTCGATCCTGTGCAAGGCGTTGGCCGATCGTCTGGCCGAAGCATTCGCCGAGCGGATGCATCAGCGCGTCCGCAAGGAATTCTGGGGCTACGCGCCGGACGAGGCGCTGGCTTCCGATCAATTGATCCTCGAACAATATGCCGGCATCCGCCCGGCGCCCGGCTATCCCGCGCAGCCCGATCACACCGAGAAGGCGACGCTGTTCCGCCTGCTCGACGCCGAGAACACCGCAGGCGTGAGGCTGACCGAGAGCTTTGCGATGTGGCCGGGCTCGTCGGTGTCGGGGCTTTATTTCTCTCATCCCGAGAGCTTCTATTTCGGCGTCGGCAAGATCGAGCGCGATCAGGTCGAGGACTATGCCGCGCGCAAGGGCATGAGTGTCGCCGAGACCGAGCGCTGGCTGGCGCCGGTGCTGAACTACATTCCCGCGCAGGAACAGCCCGCGAAAGAGCCGGTGCCGATGGTGGCCGTCCCCGCCAACGACGTTACCTCCAAGGATTTGGCGTCGCATCCGCCCGGCTGCGCCTGCGCGGTGCATCTCGCCTGGCGCAAGAAGGCCGTCGGGGCGTAG
- the glpK gene encoding glycerol kinase GlpK, whose amino-acid sequence MSFVLAIDQGTTSSRAMVFRSDISIAATAQQEFPQHFPASGWVEHEPEDIWTSTVAVCREALEKAGLKAQDIAAIGITNQRETTVVWDRATGQAVHRAIVWQDRRTSDICAKLKSEGHEPNISARTGLIIDPYFSGTKVAWILDHVPGARERAGRGELMFGTVDCYLLWRLTGGKVHATDATNASRTLLFNIHTGEWDDELLKLLRVPRSMLPKVKDSSAKFGDSDPSLFGGAIAISGIAGDQQAATIGQACFTPGMIKSTYGTGCFALLNTGTTPVASKNKLLTTIAYQLNGRRTYALEGSIFVAGSAVQWLRDGLGIIKQASETGPLADKSDSMQSVYLVPAFVGLGAPYWNPRVRGALFGLTRNTGPAELAHAALESVCYQTFDLWAAMRADWPDANAANIVLRVDGGMTASDWTMQRLADLLDAPVDRPMIQETTALGAAYLAGLQAGVYPEPAKFADNWRLEHRFKPAMSAATRERKLAGWARAVKGVLASDEGE is encoded by the coding sequence ATGTCCTTTGTGCTGGCCATCGATCAGGGCACCACGTCCTCGCGCGCCATGGTGTTCCGCAGCGACATCTCGATCGCCGCGACGGCGCAGCAGGAATTTCCGCAGCATTTTCCGGCGTCCGGCTGGGTCGAGCACGAGCCCGAGGATATCTGGACCTCGACGGTCGCGGTCTGCCGCGAGGCGCTGGAAAAGGCTGGCCTTAAAGCGCAAGACATCGCCGCGATCGGCATCACCAACCAGCGCGAGACCACGGTCGTGTGGGACCGCGCGACGGGACAGGCCGTGCACCGCGCCATCGTCTGGCAGGACCGCCGCACATCAGACATCTGCGCCAAATTGAAGAGCGAAGGCCACGAGCCGAATATTTCCGCCAGGACCGGCCTGATCATCGACCCCTATTTTTCGGGCACGAAAGTCGCCTGGATCCTCGACCACGTGCCGGGCGCGCGCGAACGCGCCGGCCGCGGCGAATTGATGTTCGGCACCGTCGATTGCTATTTGCTGTGGCGGCTGACCGGCGGCAAGGTGCATGCGACCGACGCCACCAACGCCTCGCGCACGCTGCTGTTCAACATCCACACCGGCGAGTGGGACGATGAGCTCTTGAAACTCCTGCGCGTGCCGCGCTCGATGCTCCCAAAGGTAAAAGATTCCTCCGCCAAATTCGGCGACAGCGACCCAAGCCTGTTCGGCGGCGCGATCGCCATTTCAGGCATCGCCGGCGACCAGCAGGCCGCCACCATCGGCCAGGCCTGCTTCACGCCCGGCATGATCAAGTCGACCTACGGCACCGGCTGTTTTGCGCTGCTCAACACCGGCACCACGCCGGTCGCTTCGAAGAACAAGCTGCTCACCACCATCGCCTATCAACTCAACGGAAGGCGCACCTACGCCCTCGAAGGCTCGATCTTCGTCGCAGGTTCCGCTGTGCAGTGGCTGCGCGACGGCCTCGGCATCATCAAGCAGGCGTCCGAAACCGGCCCGCTCGCCGACAAATCCGATTCCATGCAGAGCGTCTACCTGGTGCCGGCCTTCGTCGGCCTCGGCGCGCCCTACTGGAATCCCCGCGTGCGCGGCGCGCTGTTCGGCCTGACCCGCAACACCGGCCCCGCCGAACTCGCGCACGCCGCGCTCGAAAGCGTCTGCTACCAGACGTTTGACCTCTGGGCCGCGATGCGCGCCGACTGGCCGGACGCCAACGCCGCCAATATCGTACTCCGCGTCGACGGTGGCATGACGGCGTCGGACTGGACCATGCAGCGGCTCGCCGATTTGCTCGACGCCCCCGTCGACCGCCCGATGATTCAAGAGACGACGGCGCTTGGTGCGGCCTACCTTGCCGGGTTGCAGGCCGGCGTCTATCCCGAGCCTGCAAAATTCGCCGACAACTGGCGGCTGGAGCACCGCTTCAAGCCGGCGATGAGCGCGGCGACGCGCGAGCGGAAACTTGCAGGCTGGGCGAGGGCGGTGAAGGGCGTGCTGGCGAGCGATGAAGGGGAATAG
- a CDS encoding LLM class flavin-dependent oxidoreductase → MIPLSVLDLSVVTTGTRPAHALQNSIDLARHVDGLGYVRYWLAEHHNLASVASPAPDLMIGQIAAVTNNIRVGSGGVMLPNHAPLVVAERFKMLEALFPGRIDLGLGRAPGTDGATAHALRSRLDRREGDDFLERLSELVLWETRDFPAGHPYNNVVAMPDDTPLPPIWLLGSSDYSSELAAQVGMGFAFAHHFASYDAIAAMTNYRDHFKPSGWRPTPHGILAIAAVAAETDAEAEQLASSMDLNRLRRDRGQYLPLPSVEEALAYNYSDAERASVMRNRSRLFVGSPATILSKLEPMIAASKPDELMIITAVYDHDARKRSYSLLADAFGLGKKAAA, encoded by the coding sequence ATGATCCCGCTTTCAGTCCTCGACCTCTCCGTCGTCACCACAGGCACCCGTCCGGCCCACGCGCTGCAGAACAGCATCGATCTGGCGCGCCATGTCGACGGCCTCGGCTATGTCCGCTACTGGCTCGCCGAGCACCACAATCTGGCCTCGGTGGCGAGCCCCGCGCCCGACCTGATGATCGGCCAGATCGCCGCGGTAACGAACAACATCCGCGTCGGCTCCGGCGGCGTGATGCTGCCCAACCATGCGCCGCTGGTGGTGGCCGAGCGCTTCAAGATGCTGGAGGCGCTGTTCCCCGGCCGCATCGATCTCGGCCTCGGCCGCGCGCCCGGCACCGATGGCGCCACCGCGCACGCGCTGCGTAGCCGGCTCGACCGCCGCGAGGGCGATGACTTCCTCGAACGCTTAAGTGAACTGGTGTTGTGGGAGACCCGCGATTTCCCGGCCGGCCATCCCTACAACAACGTGGTGGCGATGCCCGACGACACGCCGCTGCCGCCGATCTGGCTGCTCGGTTCGAGCGATTACAGTTCGGAGCTGGCGGCGCAAGTCGGCATGGGCTTCGCGTTCGCGCATCATTTTGCGTCCTATGACGCGATCGCGGCGATGACCAACTACCGCGACCATTTCAAGCCATCCGGCTGGCGCCCCACGCCGCATGGCATCCTCGCCATCGCAGCGGTCGCAGCCGAAACCGATGCGGAAGCCGAACAGCTCGCCTCCTCGATGGACCTCAACCGCCTGCGCCGAGACCGCGGACAATACCTGCCGCTGCCGAGCGTCGAGGAAGCGCTGGCCTACAATTACAGCGACGCCGAGCGCGCCTCTGTCATGCGCAACCGCTCGCGCTTGTTCGTCGGCAGTCCCGCGACGATCCTGTCGAAGCTTGAGCCGATGATCGCGGCAAGCAAGCCGGATGAACTCATGATCATCACCGCTGTCTACGATCACGACGCGCGCAAGAGGTCGTACAGTCTGCTGGCGGATGCCTTTGGGCTGGGCAAGAAAGCTGCCGCCTAG